A genome region from Schistocerca americana isolate TAMUIC-IGC-003095 chromosome 1, iqSchAmer2.1, whole genome shotgun sequence includes the following:
- the LOC124617890 gene encoding holotricin-3-like, which produces MRCLTQIALAAALCVLLLSWTDASPTPDVNEEAVKVHEEKVPSEEVPAASQAAEGEAAARVKRGGGGCKTCGGGGGGHGGGHGGGLAGGHHGGGGFGGGGSGSYSQSSSQASSSSSSGSFGGGIGGGKHGHGK; this is translated from the exons ATGAGGTGCCTGACACAGATCGCTCTTGCAGCGGCGCTCTGCGTCCTCCTGCTCTCCTGGACTG ATGCTTCACCGACACCAGATGTTAACGAAGAAGCCGTGAAAGTTCACGAAGAGAAGGTACCATCTGAAGAAGTACCAGCTGCTTCTCAGGCTGCAGAAG GTGAAGCAGCAGCACGTGTGAAGCGCGGAGGCGGCGGCTGCAAGACGTgcggaggcggcggtggcggccaCGGAGGCGGCCACGGAGGCGGCCTCGCAGGCGGCCATCACGGGGGCGGCGGCTTTGGTGGCGGCGGCAGCGGTAGCTACTCCCAGAGCAGCTCCCAGgcttccagctccagctccagcggcAGCTTTGGAGGCGGCATTGGGGGTGGCAAGCA TGGACATGGAAAGTGA